Proteins encoded within one genomic window of Streptomyces sp. NBC_01314:
- a CDS encoding glycosyltransferase: MRIAHVSYGTLYGGAPELIRADSRGLRDLGCVVSWFDIAPYFHDQPLADYLHDALHGVRPRIIPGTEAELRQRYRNPDACLEPLVEKIRADRPDVVILHDPVGLILAPALRGVAQIVWRSHIGDQAWNEWTVSASHILRPALESCSLAVVHLPEYVWPDPPCSFLVSPPGIDVDATKNRDLDPTEVAQLTGLLTTGVVSGPWRADQAGVNDSGQVPAFTDHGTGFLPSETSRYALVVARWDPLKGHRLAFDAFVAAADADPDLHLVFVGPNLHSGSRTVFHDVRNGILTAIHDFPESLANRCHLWSAIDIGTDLHRAAINLIRSRAVLVIQPSLREGFGLSLTESMYRGRTTLATAVGGHRFQVVHGINGLQCAPEVDSLAKTLTQVLHQPPHLGDRARASVLERFTARISARRQLDRFQLDPV, translated from the coding sequence GTGCGGATAGCGCACGTTTCCTACGGCACCCTGTACGGCGGCGCCCCAGAACTCATCCGTGCCGACAGCCGGGGACTTCGGGATCTCGGATGCGTCGTCAGTTGGTTCGATATCGCACCCTATTTCCACGACCAACCCCTTGCCGACTACCTGCACGACGCCCTGCACGGAGTGCGTCCTCGGATCATCCCGGGGACCGAAGCGGAACTACGACAGCGATACCGGAACCCGGACGCCTGCCTGGAGCCGCTCGTCGAAAAGATCCGCGCGGACCGACCGGACGTCGTCATCCTGCATGACCCGGTCGGGCTGATCCTCGCTCCGGCGCTCCGCGGCGTCGCACAGATCGTCTGGCGGTCACACATCGGAGACCAGGCGTGGAACGAGTGGACCGTCTCCGCCAGCCATATTCTCCGGCCGGCTCTGGAAAGCTGCTCCCTGGCCGTGGTTCATCTACCGGAGTACGTGTGGCCCGATCCACCATGCTCCTTCCTGGTCAGCCCACCGGGTATCGACGTCGACGCCACCAAGAACCGGGACCTCGACCCCACAGAGGTAGCGCAGCTCACCGGCTTGCTGACCACTGGAGTGGTCAGCGGACCCTGGCGGGCAGACCAGGCCGGCGTGAATGACTCCGGGCAGGTCCCTGCCTTCACCGACCACGGCACAGGCTTTCTCCCCAGCGAAACCAGCCGCTACGCCCTGGTGGTCGCCCGCTGGGATCCGTTGAAGGGACACCGGCTCGCCTTCGACGCCTTCGTCGCGGCCGCTGACGCCGACCCCGATCTGCACCTCGTCTTCGTCGGGCCGAATCTGCATTCCGGCAGCCGCACCGTCTTCCACGACGTGCGTAACGGCATCCTGACTGCCATTCATGACTTCCCGGAATCGCTCGCCAACCGCTGCCACCTCTGGTCTGCGATCGACATCGGCACCGACCTGCACCGGGCAGCGATCAACTTGATCAGGAGCCGGGCCGTTCTGGTGATACAACCGAGCCTGCGCGAAGGCTTCGGGCTGTCACTCACCGAGTCGATGTACCGGGGGCGCACCACCCTCGCGACAGCAGTCGGGGGTCATCGATTCCAGGTCGTACACGGTATCAACGGGTTGCAATGCGCCCCGGAGGTCGACTCGCTGGCCAAGACGCTGACCCAAGTTCTCCACCAGCCGCCCCACCTTGGCGATCGTGCACGTGCATCAGTGCTCGAACGCTTCACAGCCCGCATAAGCGCAAGGCGGCAGCTGGACCGCTTCCAGCTGGATCCGGTGTGA
- a CDS encoding NAD(P)H-dependent oxidoreductase: MIIVLTTSDSENSRGARCAQALVERMSETSPDPVALVDWGQDPVAAKALLSAEPDSINGVVLVAPVRNFGIAASTKLAIEQLADLFRDRPVGVVMTAGTPRSLLAVQSVVMPLILDYRSVIHPTVVHLPGEPDEDSRLERFAHDFTRFCDALASSAWVGDRASGAVS, encoded by the coding sequence ATGATCATCGTGCTCACGACGTCCGACAGTGAGAACTCGCGAGGTGCCCGGTGTGCGCAGGCACTTGTTGAGCGGATGAGCGAGACGTCCCCGGACCCTGTGGCTCTCGTCGACTGGGGCCAGGACCCCGTGGCCGCCAAAGCCCTGCTGTCGGCCGAACCGGATTCCATCAACGGGGTAGTGCTGGTGGCTCCGGTACGCAACTTCGGCATCGCCGCGTCGACAAAGCTGGCCATTGAACAGTTGGCTGACCTGTTCCGCGATCGCCCGGTCGGCGTGGTGATGACCGCCGGCACGCCCCGCAGCTTGCTCGCCGTGCAGAGCGTCGTCATGCCGCTCATCCTCGACTACCGCTCTGTCATCCATCCGACAGTCGTGCATCTGCCCGGCGAGCCCGACGAAGACTCACGTCTCGAACGTTTCGCCCACGATTTCACCCGCTTCTGCGACGCCCTCGCGTCGTCCGCGTGGGTCGGCGACCGTGCAAGCGGCGCGGTGTCCTGA
- a CDS encoding MFS transporter, whose product MTEAEVDTTPPSAPRIGNAARFLIAATAVSALGNSMYIGAAALLVLELTRNPASVPLIAICGGIPAIVMAPLVPRAIKRFGAGPVAIAADLVSAATACLYPLLFLLSIHSGPEIVYAQELVIGSAAAFYSTSSRILVSALSANSASVLVRINGYSIATTQIAGVIGWGLGALTLALSDAATAMFVNAVTFVLSALLQWRVRDDLRGAQQRGETTVSEEAVSGEAESPAAQPAPRRWYLPRPSAVIATAVLVVVFSTTQRLWLSNYPAVLELVLAKPDWTLGIANVAYSAGAILAGVIVAGRAKAPTVRSTILVICVFYALSALVTFTSPLPLMLALYCMVGVASIGAVLAQSRLQLELPLTSQSTFFARLLAVQNASNLIFLSLWIYLLELSDPRTLIVITLTTAAILTISFGAAKYDHRAHDVRQ is encoded by the coding sequence TTGACAGAAGCAGAAGTTGACACCACGCCACCATCTGCACCCCGTATCGGCAACGCCGCACGTTTCCTCATTGCCGCTACCGCCGTGTCAGCCCTCGGTAACAGCATGTACATCGGTGCTGCCGCACTGTTGGTGCTGGAGCTGACCCGAAATCCGGCGTCCGTTCCCCTCATCGCCATCTGCGGCGGGATACCGGCCATCGTGATGGCGCCTCTTGTGCCCCGCGCCATCAAGCGGTTCGGCGCCGGACCGGTCGCGATCGCCGCTGACCTGGTGAGCGCGGCAACCGCCTGTCTCTACCCTCTGCTGTTCCTGCTCTCGATCCACAGCGGCCCCGAGATCGTGTATGCCCAGGAACTGGTCATCGGCAGCGCCGCTGCCTTCTACTCCACGTCCTCTCGTATCCTCGTCAGCGCGCTCTCGGCCAACTCCGCCAGCGTGCTGGTCCGGATCAACGGATACTCCATCGCGACGACACAGATCGCCGGCGTGATCGGCTGGGGTCTGGGTGCGCTCACCCTCGCCCTGTCCGATGCGGCGACCGCCATGTTCGTCAACGCGGTCACCTTCGTACTCAGCGCCTTGCTGCAGTGGAGAGTCCGGGACGACCTGCGCGGGGCACAGCAACGCGGTGAAACGACGGTATCGGAAGAGGCGGTGTCAGGGGAGGCCGAATCACCAGCTGCCCAGCCCGCTCCACGCCGCTGGTACCTGCCCCGGCCATCGGCTGTGATTGCCACGGCCGTCCTGGTCGTGGTCTTCAGCACCACCCAACGACTCTGGCTGAGCAACTACCCGGCAGTTCTCGAACTTGTCCTTGCCAAACCCGACTGGACATTGGGCATCGCGAACGTCGCCTACAGCGCGGGCGCGATCCTGGCCGGAGTCATCGTCGCCGGTCGGGCGAAGGCCCCCACCGTACGCAGCACGATACTCGTCATCTGTGTCTTCTACGCCCTCAGCGCCTTGGTCACTTTCACGTCTCCGCTGCCGCTGATGCTCGCGCTCTACTGCATGGTTGGTGTGGCCTCCATCGGCGCGGTGCTGGCGCAGTCCAGGCTGCAACTCGAACTTCCGCTGACCAGCCAGTCCACGTTCTTTGCCCGCCTGCTCGCGGTTCAGAACGCCAGTAACCTCATCTTTCTGTCGCTGTGGATCTACCTGCTGGAGCTCAGCGATCCGCGGACGCTGATCGTGATCACCCTGACCACGGCGGCAATCCTGACAATTTCTTTTGGAGCGGCAAAATATGATCATCGTGCTCACGACGTCCGACAGTGA
- a CDS encoding formylglycine-generating enzyme family protein, whose protein sequence is MTEVEAVLAEIQDGLVEVPAGATLIGSTPQTITTVLAEPAMRGVRPEWLLKEVPRHSVRLPTFWISRVPLTVRQVALLTPVSGVRPVGEAASDHPATVGLSDVDKLYHALSELIGRKATPPSESQWVRAARGDDERVYPWGDTWQEGLANMGRAGLGNTCPVGNFPHGRSAFGLLDMAGNADELTCTPYAPFPGAPAEVPELEDWAHSPYITKGGGYMHARDLARCDRRHGVYAPDEPLALRVVVEQPA, encoded by the coding sequence GTGACCGAGGTCGAGGCTGTGCTCGCCGAGATCCAGGACGGCCTGGTCGAGGTGCCTGCCGGCGCCACACTGATCGGGTCGACTCCGCAGACGATCACGACCGTACTCGCGGAGCCGGCCATGAGGGGCGTACGCCCGGAGTGGCTGCTCAAGGAGGTGCCACGGCACAGCGTGCGCCTGCCCACCTTCTGGATCAGCCGAGTACCGTTGACGGTCCGTCAGGTAGCCTTGCTCACCCCTGTCAGCGGTGTACGCCCGGTCGGCGAGGCCGCATCCGATCACCCCGCCACAGTGGGCTTGAGCGACGTCGACAAGCTTTACCACGCGTTGTCCGAACTGATCGGTCGCAAAGCCACACCTCCCAGCGAGAGTCAGTGGGTCCGCGCTGCCCGAGGTGACGACGAGCGCGTCTATCCATGGGGCGACACCTGGCAGGAAGGGCTGGCCAATATGGGACGGGCCGGCCTCGGCAACACCTGCCCTGTCGGCAACTTCCCGCACGGCCGCAGTGCCTTCGGGCTGCTCGACATGGCTGGCAACGCTGACGAGCTCACCTGCACCCCGTACGCTCCCTTCCCCGGCGCCCCCGCCGAGGTGCCTGAACTAGAAGACTGGGCGCACTCGCCGTACATCACCAAGGGCGGCGGCTACATGCACGCCCGGGACCTTGCCCGCTGCGACCGTCGGCACGGCGTCTACGCGCCGGACGAGCCGCTGGCCCTTCGAGTGGTTGTGGAGCAACCGGCTTGA
- a CDS encoding glycosyltransferase family 2 protein: MTPDSSAPGSSSADRSADVAADLFIPVRAEPPAQLAQAIRTARSLARAEGVSVHIVCGKDDPVTLGHLTEQLRHIEGVQLCEVPSCAPKARAMNEVVRQSRARWVGFLDVDVAMSADVLRRTLSEADLDQLDYLEFVELSTGTGTVPRLLNIQSVLFQMANAYLADRLGSRYFASSGLLLRRSFLDRVGPWPEDGCEEGYRWSLAAAGVPQRGRTSTVPVQGRPAANLNQALRQRRRWYQGQLRAAVDCLRPGYPVRGRILGLAGAASILAQAGWVVSLGLSPVSRRARRTFTALSLLETTRLLMAAPSLRSASDQRPRDIGAFLAFEIVEGLAVLSAVLPTSQQFGWRPTVRG, encoded by the coding sequence TTGACCCCTGACTCGTCTGCGCCCGGCTCATCGAGTGCCGATCGGTCTGCCGATGTCGCGGCGGATCTGTTCATCCCGGTACGCGCCGAGCCGCCGGCGCAGCTCGCCCAGGCCATCCGCACGGCACGGTCACTGGCCCGTGCCGAGGGAGTGTCGGTGCACATCGTCTGCGGGAAGGACGATCCCGTGACGCTCGGTCATCTGACCGAGCAGTTGCGGCACATCGAGGGAGTCCAGTTGTGCGAGGTTCCCAGCTGTGCGCCCAAAGCCCGGGCGATGAACGAAGTCGTGAGACAGTCCCGAGCTCGCTGGGTGGGTTTCCTCGACGTTGACGTCGCCATGTCCGCCGACGTTCTGAGGCGAACTCTCAGCGAGGCCGACCTGGATCAGCTCGACTATCTGGAGTTCGTCGAGCTGTCGACCGGCACGGGCACGGTTCCTCGTCTGCTCAACATCCAGTCCGTGCTGTTCCAGATGGCCAACGCCTACCTGGCCGATCGCCTCGGGAGTCGGTACTTCGCCTCCTCGGGGCTGCTCCTGAGACGTTCCTTCCTGGATCGGGTGGGCCCCTGGCCGGAGGACGGTTGCGAGGAGGGCTATCGGTGGAGCCTGGCCGCCGCGGGCGTGCCCCAGCGCGGTCGAACGAGCACCGTGCCGGTCCAAGGACGACCGGCGGCAAACCTGAACCAGGCTCTGCGGCAACGCCGGCGCTGGTACCAGGGACAACTGCGGGCTGCGGTGGACTGCCTGCGCCCGGGATACCCGGTACGCGGCCGAATCCTCGGTCTGGCCGGCGCCGCGAGCATATTGGCCCAGGCCGGCTGGGTTGTCAGCCTGGGGCTGAGTCCCGTCAGCCGCCGAGCCCGCCGGACCTTCACGGCGCTGTCGCTGCTGGAGACGACCCGTTTACTGATGGCCGCACCCAGCCTCCGGTCAGCTTCAGATCAACGACCCCGCGATATCGGCGCCTTTCTGGCCTTCGAGATCGTGGAAGGACTCGCGGTCCTGTCCGCGGTCCTGCCCACTTCGCAGCAGTTCGGATGGCGACCGACGGTGAGAGGATGA
- a CDS encoding WD40 repeat domain-containing protein produces MDVSVRHARIGTPSDAPHASPQTCVAFSPDNRWFATGGYDGRVVVYDRWTGEPCWTGQHQRLVNGIRFAPNGRWLASVSADKTCRVWDAVTGQIVNLLSRQPDDLNCVSWLSDEALVTVSQDGTGRMWDLTDSTLRDVVLGHADHCMFVDALPDTIATCGEDAVIRIWGADGTRIAELGQAGHAEMCRWSPDGRILAASCDDGHVHLLERDGELIGKIGPYDTAVKSVAWSPDQRHVAIGAYDSTVRIWSVVTGEELVRWSGPHLWPRSLDWAPDGRHLISGTTASGPALLPVPEQLGDTVHGEVVTVRLDPPSTTCGVNHVTSRGDVIALGCDDGAVWLAGAEPRRLPGGDGSLVNTVSLHPDADLVAAGAFSGRVWVSTIAGEPLASVQRSHPINRVAWSPDGSRMAVADYEGTLDIYRWQDNALIPESAYYGHDGAVKDVSWVDDERLLAVSTDRTARLISTSGTLLRMFTGHGELINSGSITRIGSREVLATASRDRTVRVHDVGTGELLTVLVGHDESVKALAWGRCDGRPVLLTGGYDFTARLWWFTDDIESAGSRRLEAHGNAISSVAWSGSDPVTAGWDGRVFRWSISGDDAPRPTVVFG; encoded by the coding sequence ATGGATGTTTCCGTCCGGCATGCCCGCATCGGTACTCCCTCTGACGCGCCGCACGCCTCCCCCCAGACCTGTGTGGCCTTCAGCCCGGACAACCGATGGTTCGCCACCGGTGGCTATGACGGTCGAGTGGTGGTGTACGACCGCTGGACCGGCGAACCCTGCTGGACGGGGCAGCACCAACGCCTGGTCAACGGCATTCGGTTCGCCCCCAATGGGCGCTGGCTGGCCAGCGTCTCCGCCGACAAGACCTGCCGCGTCTGGGACGCCGTGACCGGCCAGATCGTCAACCTGCTCTCGCGTCAGCCCGACGACCTCAACTGCGTCAGTTGGCTCTCGGACGAGGCGCTGGTGACGGTCTCGCAGGACGGCACGGGCCGGATGTGGGACCTCACCGACAGCACGTTGCGTGACGTCGTCCTCGGCCACGCGGATCACTGCATGTTTGTCGACGCGCTGCCGGACACCATCGCGACCTGCGGTGAGGATGCTGTCATCCGCATCTGGGGGGCTGACGGTACCCGCATCGCCGAACTGGGCCAGGCCGGCCATGCCGAGATGTGCCGTTGGTCGCCCGACGGCAGGATCCTCGCTGCCAGTTGCGACGACGGACATGTCCACCTGCTGGAGCGTGACGGCGAACTGATCGGGAAGATCGGCCCGTACGACACCGCGGTCAAGTCCGTCGCCTGGTCACCGGACCAGCGGCACGTGGCGATCGGGGCGTACGACAGCACAGTGAGGATCTGGTCCGTCGTCACAGGCGAGGAACTGGTCCGCTGGTCGGGGCCGCATCTTTGGCCGCGATCGCTGGACTGGGCGCCGGACGGGCGACACCTGATCTCCGGCACGACTGCAAGCGGCCCCGCACTGTTGCCCGTTCCGGAGCAGCTGGGGGACACGGTCCACGGCGAGGTCGTGACGGTACGGCTCGACCCGCCCAGCACCACCTGCGGTGTCAACCATGTCACGAGCCGCGGGGACGTGATCGCGCTGGGCTGCGACGACGGCGCGGTGTGGCTGGCAGGGGCGGAGCCACGACGGCTGCCCGGCGGCGACGGAAGCCTGGTCAACACGGTCTCGCTACACCCGGACGCAGACCTGGTCGCCGCCGGGGCGTTCTCCGGGCGGGTCTGGGTCTCGACCATCGCCGGCGAGCCCCTCGCGTCGGTACAACGGTCGCACCCGATCAATCGCGTGGCCTGGTCCCCGGACGGCAGCCGGATGGCGGTCGCCGACTACGAGGGGACGCTCGACATCTATCGGTGGCAGGACAACGCGCTCATACCCGAATCCGCGTACTACGGCCACGACGGGGCAGTGAAGGACGTCAGTTGGGTCGACGACGAACGGCTGCTCGCCGTCTCCACCGACCGCACCGCTCGGCTGATCAGTACCAGCGGCACGTTGCTGCGCATGTTCACCGGGCACGGCGAGCTCATCAACAGCGGCTCCATCACCCGCATCGGCTCCCGAGAGGTGCTCGCGACGGCGTCGCGCGACCGTACGGTTCGGGTCCATGACGTCGGCACGGGGGAATTGCTGACCGTGTTGGTCGGACACGACGAGTCCGTCAAAGCACTCGCGTGGGGCCGCTGCGACGGCCGACCGGTGCTCCTCACCGGGGGATACGACTTCACCGCTCGACTGTGGTGGTTCACCGACGACATCGAATCGGCAGGCAGCCGACGCCTGGAGGCGCACGGCAACGCGATCAGCTCCGTGGCCTGGTCGGGCAGCGACCCGGTGACCGCAGGGTGGGACGGCAGGGTCTTCCGCTGGTCGATCAGCGGTGACGACGCCCCGCGGCCGACGGTCGTCTTCGGCTGA
- a CDS encoding glycosyltransferase family 4 protein, producing MRIAQLAPPYLPCPPRGYGGVERVIAELADALVDQGHEVTLFAHPSSQTRAHLTSTRLTDRDSFDWQREVVHVSESLRKMGGFDIVHNHTTAALPFRHFAPLPMVTTVHGTTGWEVIRPVYEHARDAAFVSISDSQRRFGVTDLNWVDTVYNGIDIRRFTLDPDRIGQRDYLLHMATLSERKGTADAVRVALATGRRLIIAGRVDPTDRPFYDSYVAPYVDGDQIRMIGEVDGPEKVKLIQGAAAMVLPIHWDEPFGLVMAEAMACGVPVLVLDRGSARELVADGSTGFVRATVDELAEVVPDLAGIDPYACRNRVVDRFSQDAMVDGYLAVYQKVAGI from the coding sequence GTGAGGATCGCGCAGCTCGCGCCGCCCTATCTCCCCTGCCCGCCCCGAGGTTACGGCGGGGTCGAGCGGGTCATCGCCGAACTGGCCGACGCCCTGGTCGACCAGGGCCACGAGGTGACACTCTTCGCCCACCCGTCGTCCCAGACCCGAGCCCACCTGACAAGCACCCGACTGACAGACCGGGACAGCTTCGACTGGCAGCGGGAGGTGGTGCACGTTTCGGAATCGCTGCGGAAGATGGGCGGCTTCGACATCGTGCACAACCACACCACTGCCGCCCTCCCCTTCCGCCACTTCGCCCCACTGCCGATGGTCACCACCGTGCACGGGACAACAGGCTGGGAGGTCATACGGCCGGTGTACGAGCACGCGCGTGACGCCGCGTTCGTCTCCATCAGCGACAGCCAACGCCGCTTCGGGGTCACCGACCTGAACTGGGTCGACACCGTCTACAACGGAATCGACATCCGTCGGTTCACGCTCGACCCGGACCGGATCGGACAACGGGACTACCTGCTGCACATGGCGACGCTCAGCGAACGCAAGGGCACCGCCGACGCCGTCCGTGTCGCCCTCGCGACAGGGCGCCGACTGATCATCGCGGGCCGAGTCGACCCCACCGACCGTCCCTTCTACGACAGTTACGTGGCGCCGTACGTCGACGGAGACCAGATCCGGATGATCGGTGAGGTCGACGGCCCCGAGAAGGTGAAGCTGATCCAGGGTGCCGCCGCGATGGTGCTCCCGATCCACTGGGACGAGCCGTTCGGCCTCGTGATGGCCGAAGCGATGGCCTGCGGCGTGCCGGTACTGGTACTCGACCGGGGTTCAGCGCGAGAGCTGGTAGCCGACGGCAGCACCGGGTTTGTCCGGGCCACCGTCGACGAGCTTGCCGAGGTGGTCCCCGATCTGGCGGGCATCGACCCCTACGCGTGCCGCAATCGGGTCGTCGACCGGTTCAGTCAGGACGCCATGGTCGACGGCTACCTGGCTGTCTATCAGAAGGTCGCCGGAATCTGA
- a CDS encoding TauD/TfdA family dioxygenase — translation MAGFAYDSGADGAMVLRGVPVDPHPPVTPNVAGSVRRVPSLASTTLLLLAQQLGHPVAYREEKSGALVQDVVPVPALHTDQSNAGAVELLMHTENAFHPYLPDFVLLLCVRADPADAAGLRVASIRRAMPLLDDRTVATLREPRFRTSPPSSFGELAEVQVGPVLRGAIDDPDLCVDFAVTRAVDSEAADALRRLDQALREVTHEIRLQAGDLAVVDNRVSVHGRTAYHPRFDGTDRWLHRAYVHVDLRKSRRLRPSNGPVLDSRQ, via the coding sequence ATGGCCGGCTTCGCGTATGACAGCGGTGCCGACGGCGCCATGGTGCTTCGCGGTGTACCGGTCGATCCACACCCGCCCGTCACACCGAACGTGGCCGGCTCGGTACGTCGGGTTCCCAGCCTCGCGTCCACGACGCTGCTGCTGCTTGCCCAGCAACTCGGCCATCCGGTGGCCTACCGCGAGGAGAAGTCGGGGGCACTGGTCCAGGATGTCGTCCCGGTGCCGGCACTGCACACCGATCAGAGCAACGCCGGCGCGGTGGAACTCCTGATGCACACCGAGAACGCCTTCCATCCGTACCTACCGGATTTCGTCCTCCTGCTGTGCGTGCGCGCCGACCCGGCCGACGCGGCAGGACTTCGCGTGGCCTCGATCAGGCGAGCCATGCCCTTGCTGGACGATCGCACTGTCGCGACGCTCAGGGAACCACGGTTTCGTACCTCGCCGCCCAGCTCTTTCGGTGAACTGGCGGAGGTGCAGGTCGGACCCGTGCTGCGCGGTGCCATCGACGACCCTGACCTGTGTGTCGACTTCGCCGTCACCCGGGCTGTCGACTCGGAGGCAGCGGATGCGCTACGCCGGCTCGACCAGGCACTACGCGAGGTCACCCACGAGATCCGCCTCCAGGCCGGTGACTTGGCCGTGGTCGACAACCGGGTCTCCGTACACGGCCGTACCGCCTACCATCCCCGCTTCGACGGGACGGACAGGTGGCTGCACCGGGCGTACGTACATGTCGACCTTCGCAAGTCGCGGCGGCTTCGACCCTCCAATGGACCTGTTTTGGACAGTCGGCAATGA
- the ribA gene encoding GTP cyclohydrolase II gives MVKLNTAGNANRPQEVRSGTQSVQIRQRIDLPQWSSNGAAEPHLYSFDSLSDGAEHVAVHWPGPDGSVPLVRLHSECLTGDVLGSARCDCGPQLSEAIEMIRKEGGVLLYLRQEGRGIGLYNKIDAYALQEQGLDTVDANLSLDMPVDARRYDAAAEMLCTLGITRIRLLTNNPDKVQGLTTCGIEVAERVPTTSFVGSNNYDYLRTKAVRLGHEIDMVESDKEGFSNFSPSPSP, from the coding sequence ATGGTGAAGCTGAATACAGCTGGCAACGCGAATCGACCGCAGGAAGTCCGTTCCGGCACCCAGAGCGTGCAGATCCGCCAACGGATCGATCTACCGCAATGGAGTTCCAACGGCGCCGCGGAGCCACACCTCTACAGTTTCGATTCTCTGTCCGACGGCGCCGAACACGTAGCCGTGCACTGGCCAGGGCCCGACGGCTCAGTTCCTCTGGTCCGCCTGCACTCGGAATGCCTCACCGGTGATGTGCTGGGCTCGGCGCGATGCGACTGCGGGCCACAGCTCAGCGAGGCCATCGAGATGATCAGGAAGGAGGGTGGGGTGCTGCTGTACCTGCGCCAGGAAGGTCGAGGCATTGGCCTGTACAACAAGATTGACGCATACGCCCTGCAGGAACAGGGCCTCGACACCGTGGACGCAAACCTGAGCCTGGACATGCCGGTCGACGCCCGCCGGTATGACGCCGCTGCGGAGATGCTGTGCACTCTCGGTATCACCCGGATCAGGCTTCTCACCAATAACCCGGACAAGGTCCAGGGACTGACGACCTGCGGTATCGAGGTGGCCGAAAGGGTGCCGACCACCTCTTTCGTCGGCAGCAACAACTACGACTATCTCCGCACCAAGGCAGTTCGTCTGGGACACGAGATCGACATGGTGGAAAGCGACAAGGAGGGTTTCTCGAACTTCTCCCCTTCGCCTTCTCCGTAA
- a CDS encoding LacI family DNA-binding transcriptional regulator gives MARATLESVAQHASVSRQTVSNVLNAPHRVRPETLARVQAAIKELNYRPHQASRTLRTRRSRLIGARIEPSTDGVNGAVLGQFLQSLTARTQEVGYRVMLFTAVDDDHECALYDQLLDDYDVDAFVLHGTHADDRRTAWLAERRVPFVTFGRPWDTEPETPDRHGWVDVDGAQGTRAVTRHLIETGHRRIAFLGWPEELQGLGVGDNRRSGWASVVAAAGLGVPHGYDVGVPDGFDAGRAASASMLDLPSPPTAIVCVSDSLALGARSEITARGLRPGVDIAVVGFDDSPSAAVVGLSSVAQPLDEAAAACLRMLRVVLAAPAPPPGPPAPVLLQPRLVIRASG, from the coding sequence ATGGCCCGAGCAACGCTCGAAAGCGTGGCCCAACATGCCTCTGTGTCGCGGCAGACGGTGTCCAACGTCCTCAACGCGCCGCATCGGGTGCGCCCCGAGACCCTCGCCCGCGTGCAGGCCGCCATCAAGGAGCTCAACTACCGCCCGCACCAGGCTTCCCGCACGCTCCGGACCCGGCGCTCACGGCTGATCGGCGCTCGTATCGAGCCGTCGACGGATGGCGTCAACGGCGCCGTCCTCGGTCAGTTCCTCCAGTCGCTGACCGCCCGGACGCAGGAGGTCGGCTACCGGGTCATGCTGTTCACGGCAGTCGATGATGACCACGAATGTGCCCTGTACGACCAGCTTCTCGACGACTACGACGTCGACGCCTTCGTCCTGCACGGCACGCACGCCGATGACCGCCGGACGGCGTGGCTGGCCGAACGCCGGGTGCCGTTCGTGACGTTCGGCCGCCCCTGGGACACTGAACCTGAGACCCCTGATCGGCATGGGTGGGTTGATGTCGACGGCGCGCAAGGGACCAGGGCCGTGACCCGGCACCTCATCGAGACCGGCCACCGCCGGATCGCCTTCCTCGGTTGGCCGGAAGAGTTGCAGGGGTTAGGGGTCGGCGACAACCGGCGCAGTGGCTGGGCGAGTGTCGTTGCCGCGGCCGGACTCGGTGTCCCTCACGGCTACGACGTGGGTGTCCCCGACGGGTTCGATGCTGGCCGCGCGGCCAGCGCATCGATGCTCGACCTGCCCAGTCCGCCGACCGCGATCGTCTGCGTGAGCGACTCGCTGGCTCTTGGGGCCCGGAGCGAGATCACCGCTCGCGGGCTGCGCCCCGGGGTCGATATCGCGGTGGTCGGCTTCGATGACTCTCCGTCCGCGGCGGTCGTCGGCCTGAGCAGCGTGGCGCAGCCGCTCGACGAGGCCGCCGCCGCCTGCCTACGAATGCTTCGGGTGGTGCTGGCGGCTCCCGCTCCGCCGCCCGGCCCACCCGCGCCTGTCCTGCTCCAGCCCCGGCTCGTCATCCGGGCGAGCGGCTGA
- a CDS encoding membrane dipeptidase: protein MTTATDYAVDIVGPEHVGVSTDFPFDHEDFNAMLEQSPEPFPDRYTRWGPISFMPSEGLLTVEDALLAGGYPNRAVGAILGGNFLRVAELVWQ from the coding sequence GTGACCACAGCAACCGACTACGCCGTCGACATCGTCGGTCCGGAACACGTCGGAGTGTCGACCGACTTCCCGTTCGACCACGAGGACTTCAACGCGATGCTCGAACAGAGCCCGGAGCCGTTCCCCGACCGCTACACCCGCTGGGGGCCGATCAGCTTCATGCCATCGGAAGGCCTGCTGACCGTCGAAGACGCGCTTCTCGCCGGGGGATACCCCAACCGCGCCGTCGGCGCGATTCTGGGCGGCAACTTCCTCCGCGTCGCCGAGCTGGTGTGGCAGTAG